agagaagcagaacaattagAGCTTCTTTGATTGAGAATCCATGTAcaactgtatgatattaacaatctcattatttcactaataaatttaacagtatgtgaactgtatcagattaatataaatacattcaaaacatatagtcgattattcatgtatttctaaacaaatgtgtctaaatgtgtaaactcaaaattgaattgaatcaatccaggcttttatgaatcaaattgaatagTTTCTGGATATTATAtctgatacccagccctacaaaAAATGAGAATTCAAACATGACTGCTCGGATTAAGAGTGCCAGCCGCCGGGTTCTCCCTCTCGAGTCTAACCTCCTTGTGTTCTGGTCGTAGGTGTGGCCGGCGGAGTAGCTCTCGCTCCAGGACCGCTCTGTGTTCTCACCTCGTCGCCCTTCGGAGGGGACCAGAGTTCccgattgttttttttattttttatgcccGGATGCAAGCCGCCAACCTGTGAATTCATGATCACATGACCGTGGACATGGACGCAGTCCTGTCCGACTTTGTCCGTTCGACTGGAGCTGAACCCGGACTGGCCAGAGATCTGCTTGAGGGTAAgtttaaacagttaaaacagCAAACCATGGAGATCCCTTCTCATAAACTCCCAGATTTggaacatttttccagttttgaccCACTTACTGCTGAACAGAGAGGAGATGTAGAGCTGCAGAGTTCACAGCAGCCTGGTCATGTGACCGTTAGCGTACCAAGTATGGACACAGGAAGGTATAGCCGGAGTCAGCAGGGTTCCTGTTGcctagcagcagcagcacaagtTGCAGATAAGAAATATGGGCTGACAAATGCGGTGCAGTGCAGCATCGGCACGCGGGCGAGCCGCTCCAGAGCTGAGGCCGACTCGCATGAAGGGAAGTGCCGGGCTGGGGCGGCCTGCGGCGTGCTCCTGGAACCCACGTTTTCAGCAGAGCGGTGAgcgtttctcctcctctcttcctAGGGAAGAACTGGGACTTCACCGCCGCTCTCAGCGACTTTGAGCAGCTGCGACAGGTGCATGCCGGAAACCTGACCTACTCCATCCCAGAGGAGCGGACGTATCAGCCGCCGGAGAAGGACATGGCCCGGGTCGGGCGGCCACTGCTCCACCGCCAAGATGAGGTGGTGCAAGGTGAGAGCCCAACGACTCACATTAACAAAACAC
This genomic interval from Oryzias melastigma strain HK-1 unplaced genomic scaffold, ASM292280v2 sc00759, whole genome shotgun sequence contains the following:
- the LOC112139584 gene encoding OTU domain-containing protein 7B, coding for MTVDMDAVLSDFVRSTGAEPGLARDLLEGKNWDFTAALSDFEQLRQVHAGNLTYSIPEERTYQPPEKDMARVGRPLLHRQDEVVQGESPTTHINKTQEWWR